From a region of the Paramagnetospirillum magnetotacticum MS-1 genome:
- a CDS encoding cache domain-containing protein, giving the protein MVKRVHRTLKAWVKRWLPLLLAPPALLALLFNTWEFAGLWIEHDKAFEEAQVQVQSLSREVSRTLVATLGPVDIHITDHLRPAATRLLASPASRPQLQRVFQLTAQRLPQVAAVVVFDASGRAVAASVPTLRPFSDISGGHFFQRHRDQGLESAIFVGDSSLTVAETGPARWRLMISQRLRDLDGRFVGMLLVQLDTEQIFSRIADLNLIAGAGVRIFDDSGRLLVNHPRDYSLAGRNFLDTRLFRRWAAEKRELAGRIPDPTDDSPEIGVFRTIEGYPILISVGLPEDAALLEWWRELAILMLTVVAFVAASSLAARRPLAKWVLHLNGKGEDDKGFADGDGI; this is encoded by the coding sequence ATGGTGAAACGGGTGCACAGGACGCTGAAAGCTTGGGTCAAACGGTGGCTGCCGCTGCTGTTGGCGCCGCCCGCTCTCCTGGCCCTGCTGTTCAACACCTGGGAATTCGCAGGTCTGTGGATCGAGCACGACAAGGCCTTTGAGGAGGCCCAGGTCCAGGTCCAGTCCCTGTCGCGCGAGGTTTCACGCACCCTTGTCGCCACTTTGGGGCCGGTGGACATTCACATCACCGATCACCTGCGTCCGGCGGCGACCCGCCTTCTTGCCTCTCCGGCATCGCGGCCGCAATTGCAGCGGGTTTTCCAGCTTACCGCCCAGCGTCTGCCCCAGGTGGCGGCGGTGGTGGTGTTCGACGCCTCGGGGCGCGCCGTCGCCGCCTCGGTGCCGACGCTCCGCCCTTTTAGCGATATTTCCGGGGGTCATTTTTTCCAGCGTCACCGGGATCAGGGGCTGGAGAGCGCAATTTTCGTTGGCGACTCCTCCCTCACCGTGGCGGAGACCGGCCCGGCCCGCTGGCGTTTGATGATAAGCCAGCGGCTGCGGGACCTGGATGGCCGCTTTGTGGGCATGCTGCTGGTGCAACTGGACACCGAACAGATCTTTTCGCGCATCGCCGATCTCAATCTCATTGCCGGAGCGGGGGTGCGCATCTTCGACGATTCCGGTCGGCTTTTGGTCAATCATCCCCGCGATTATTCCCTGGCCGGGCGGAATTTCTTGGACACCCGCCTGTTTCGCCGCTGGGCCGCCGAGAAGCGGGAACTGGCCGGGCGCATTCCCGATCCCACCGACGACAGTCCGGAAATCGGGGTGTTCCGGACCATCGAGGGCTATCCCATCCTGATCTCCGTCGGCCTGCCCGAGGACGCCGCCTTGTTGGAATGGTGGCGGGAACTGGCCATTTTGATGCTCACCGTGGTTGCCTTCGTGGCTGCGTCCAGCCTGGCGGCACGGCGTCCGCTGGCGAAATGGGTCTTGCATCTGAATGGCAAAGGAGAGGATGACAAGGGGTTCGCCGACGGCGACGGCATTTGA
- a CDS encoding YgiQ family radical SAM protein codes for MIPPLSFPCTGAAPFLPMSRAEMEFLGWDQCDVVLVTGDAYVDHPSFGMAIVGRLLESQGFRVGIIAQPDWSGPEPFRALGRPRLFFGVTAGNMDSMVNRYTSDRRLRSDDSYTPGGEGGKRPDRAVIVYAQRCREAFKDVPVVLGGIEASLRRIAHFDIWSEKLRRSVLMDSKADLLVFGNAERAIVDIARRAAEGQAPKAMHDIRGTVFVRDAVPADWRVMDASDIDHAQPALKGERVVVRLPSFEQVQADPVLYAQASRVLHQESNPLNARPLVQRHGDKDVWVSEPPIPLTTPELDGVYDLPYARAPHPSYGDAKIPAWEMIRFSINIVRGCFGGCSFCSITEHEGRIIQSRSEASILREIEEIRDKTKGFTGTISDLGGPTANMWRLGCREPEVQKVCRRLSCVYPDICKTLGTDHDPLIRLYRAARGVKGVKRVNIGSGVRYDLAVTSPPYVEELVRHHVGGYLKIAPEHTEDGPLAKMMKPGIGSYERFKEMFERAAAKAGKKLYLIPYFIAAHPGTSDQDMLNLALWLKRNGFRLDQVQTFLPTPMSLATAMYHSGRDPIRPVRRAGEEVFSGKGLRQRRLHKAFLRWHDPENWPILREALQKMGRADLIGPGNHQLVPRGGMPPSSNPRHTTRGNRR; via the coding sequence ATGATCCCCCCTCTTTCCTTTCCCTGTACCGGTGCCGCGCCTTTTCTGCCCATGAGCCGGGCCGAGATGGAGTTCCTGGGCTGGGACCAGTGCGACGTGGTGCTGGTTACCGGCGACGCCTATGTGGACCATCCCAGCTTCGGTATGGCCATCGTTGGCCGCCTGCTGGAATCCCAGGGGTTTCGGGTGGGCATCATCGCCCAGCCCGATTGGAGCGGGCCCGAGCCCTTTCGGGCGTTGGGCCGTCCCCGGCTGTTCTTCGGCGTTACGGCGGGAAACATGGATTCCATGGTCAACCGTTACACCTCGGACCGCCGCCTGCGCAGCGATGACAGCTATACGCCGGGCGGCGAGGGGGGCAAGCGTCCCGACCGCGCCGTCATCGTCTATGCCCAGCGTTGCCGCGAGGCCTTCAAGGACGTGCCCGTGGTGCTGGGCGGTATCGAGGCGTCCTTGCGCCGCATCGCCCATTTCGACATCTGGTCGGAAAAGCTGCGCCGTTCGGTATTGATGGATTCCAAGGCCGATCTGCTGGTCTTCGGCAATGCCGAGCGGGCCATCGTCGATATCGCCCGGCGCGCCGCCGAGGGCCAGGCCCCCAAGGCCATGCACGACATCCGCGGCACGGTCTTCGTCAGGGATGCGGTCCCTGCGGATTGGCGGGTGATGGATGCCTCCGACATCGACCATGCCCAGCCCGCTCTCAAGGGCGAGCGTGTGGTGGTGCGCCTGCCTTCTTTCGAGCAGGTGCAGGCCGATCCGGTGCTCTATGCCCAGGCATCGAGGGTGCTGCACCAGGAAAGCAACCCCTTGAACGCCCGGCCCCTGGTCCAGCGCCATGGCGACAAGGATGTGTGGGTGAGCGAGCCGCCCATTCCACTGACCACGCCGGAACTTGATGGGGTCTACGACTTGCCCTATGCGCGGGCGCCCCATCCGTCCTATGGGGATGCCAAGATTCCCGCCTGGGAGATGATCCGCTTTTCCATCAATATCGTGCGCGGCTGTTTCGGCGGCTGTTCCTTTTGCTCCATCACCGAGCATGAGGGCCGCATCATCCAAAGCCGCTCCGAAGCCTCGATCCTGCGCGAGATCGAGGAGATCCGGGACAAGACCAAGGGCTTTACCGGCACCATCTCCGACCTGGGCGGGCCCACCGCCAATATGTGGCGGCTGGGTTGCCGCGAGCCGGAGGTGCAGAAGGTCTGCCGTCGGCTGTCTTGCGTCTATCCCGATATCTGCAAGACGCTGGGCACCGACCATGATCCGTTGATCCGCCTTTACCGCGCGGCGCGGGGGGTGAAGGGCGTGAAGCGGGTCAATATCGGCTCGGGCGTGCGCTATGATCTGGCGGTAACCAGCCCTCCTTATGTGGAGGAACTGGTCCGCCATCATGTGGGCGGCTATCTCAAGATCGCCCCCGAGCATACCGAGGACGGGCCGCTCGCCAAGATGATGAAGCCGGGCATCGGCTCCTACGAGCGTTTCAAGGAGATGTTCGAAAGGGCTGCGGCCAAGGCGGGCAAGAAGCTTTACCTCATCCCCTATTTCATCGCCGCCCATCCCGGAACCAGTGATCAGGACATGCTGAATCTGGCCCTATGGCTGAAACGGAATGGATTTCGGCTGGATCAGGTCCAGACCTTCCTGCCCACGCCCATGTCGCTCGCTACCGCCATGTATCACAGCGGCCGCGATCCCATCCGGCCAGTGCGGCGCGCGGGCGAGGAGGTGTTCAGCGGCAAGGGCCTGCGCCAGCGCCGCCTGCATAAGGCCTTCCTGCGCTGGCACGACCCGGAGAACTGGCCCATCCTGCGCGAGGCGCTCCAGAAGATGGGCCGCGCCGATTTGATCGGGCCGGGAAACCACCAGCTTGTGCCAAGAGGGGGGATGCCGCCGTCTTCTAACCCGCGACACACGACGCGGGGAAATAGACGCTGA
- a CDS encoding PAS-domain containing protein → MTMMQGVLDHLDQGISVFSADLRLVLWNRRFADLHEFPDGFLTHDLAFEDIIRFNAQRGEYGGHYDVEDMVRHRVDSAREFRPHRFERTRPNGTILEIIGNPLPGGGFVTTYSDVTVNRQIAENLRGSNDRLDQMVERRTRALQDSEERHRAYGEFLEATVQHMPQGVCLFDNALNLVVANKIFFDLTQIPDSFNVKGINFYEFMLYNAQRGEYGPGDPEELARQRQEIAARMEPHAFDRTRPDGTVIEVRGNPIPGRGFISTFTDITERAKAEEALREAATMARAMLEAPGLLVLLIRMDGTIVDLNEEAAVGLGSHKDAMIGTNIFNAMPTKVAERRFALAQQAILEARAIYFEDERDGRWFETTMTPYPMDQDGIPRVMVIAHDVTHRHHAEQRLREATAMAQAANRTKTDFLAAMSHELRTPLNAILGFSEIISREMFGPVGERYRTYGQDINAAGQHLLAMINDILDISRIEIGAFTLCIEPVDPHELAYSCLRLVGSRAEAGNVDLSEDMPESLPHLMIDSRRTKQILINLLGNAVKFTPPGGKVTLRGETRDSGGIAFHVIDTGIGMSEADMAVALSPFGQVDTGLDRRFEGAGLGLPLAKSLAELHGGSLEITSIPGKGTTVSVYFPASCVAG, encoded by the coding sequence ATGACCATGATGCAGGGCGTGCTCGATCACCTTGATCAGGGCATTTCCGTCTTTTCCGCCGACCTGCGGCTGGTTTTGTGGAACCGGCGTTTCGCCGACCTGCATGAATTTCCCGATGGCTTCCTGACCCACGACCTCGCCTTCGAAGACATCATCCGTTTCAATGCCCAAAGAGGCGAATACGGCGGCCATTACGATGTGGAGGACATGGTCCGCCACCGGGTGGATTCGGCGCGGGAATTTCGGCCCCACCGCTTCGAGCGGACCAGGCCCAACGGCACCATTCTGGAAATCATCGGCAATCCTCTGCCGGGCGGAGGCTTCGTCACCACTTACAGTGATGTCACGGTCAACCGCCAGATCGCTGAGAATCTGCGCGGTTCCAACGACCGGCTCGACCAGATGGTGGAGCGCCGCACCCGCGCCCTGCAAGACAGCGAGGAGCGGCACCGCGCCTATGGCGAATTCCTGGAAGCCACCGTCCAGCATATGCCCCAGGGGGTCTGCTTGTTCGACAACGCCCTCAATCTGGTGGTCGCCAACAAGATCTTCTTCGATCTGACCCAGATTCCCGACAGCTTCAACGTCAAGGGGATCAACTTCTACGAGTTCATGCTCTACAACGCCCAGCGCGGCGAATATGGTCCCGGCGACCCGGAGGAACTGGCCCGTCAGAGGCAGGAGATCGCCGCCAGGATGGAGCCCCACGCCTTCGACCGCACCCGGCCCGACGGCACGGTCATCGAGGTGCGCGGCAACCCCATTCCGGGACGCGGCTTCATCAGCACCTTCACCGATATCACCGAACGCGCCAAGGCCGAGGAGGCGCTGCGCGAGGCGGCCACCATGGCCCGCGCCATGCTGGAGGCCCCCGGCCTCCTGGTCCTGCTGATCCGCATGGACGGAACCATCGTCGACCTCAATGAGGAAGCGGCCGTCGGTCTGGGCTCCCACAAGGATGCCATGATCGGCACCAATATCTTCAACGCCATGCCGACCAAAGTGGCCGAACGGCGTTTCGCCCTTGCCCAACAGGCAATTCTCGAAGCTCGCGCCATCTATTTCGAGGATGAACGCGACGGCCGTTGGTTCGAGACCACCATGACCCCCTACCCCATGGACCAGGACGGCATCCCGCGTGTCATGGTCATCGCCCACGACGTGACCCACCGCCATCACGCCGAGCAGCGCCTGCGCGAGGCCACCGCCATGGCCCAGGCCGCCAACCGGACCAAGACCGATTTCCTGGCCGCCATGAGCCATGAATTGCGCACGCCCTTGAACGCCATCCTAGGGTTCTCGGAAATCATCTCGCGCGAGATGTTCGGCCCCGTGGGCGAGCGCTACCGGACCTATGGTCAGGACATCAACGCCGCCGGTCAGCACCTCTTGGCCATGATCAACGATATCTTGGACATCTCGCGCATCGAGATCGGCGCCTTCACCTTGTGCATCGAGCCGGTCGATCCCCACGAACTGGCCTATTCCTGCCTGAGGCTGGTCGGCAGCCGGGCCGAAGCCGGAAATGTCGATCTGAGCGAGGACATGCCCGAATCCCTGCCCCATCTGATGATCGATTCGCGGCGCACCAAGCAGATCCTCATCAACCTGCTGGGCAATGCGGTGAAATTCACGCCGCCGGGGGGCAAGGTCACCCTCCGGGGAGAAACACGGGATTCGGGCGGCATCGCGTTCCATGTGATCGACACGGGCATCGGCATGAGCGAAGCGGATATGGCCGTCGCCCTGTCGCCCTTCGGTCAGGTGGATACGGGACTGGACCGCCGGTTCGAAGGGGCCGGGCTGGGCCTGCCCCTGGCCAAGTCCCTGGCCGAACTGCACGGCGGCAGCCTGGAAATCACCTCGATCCCCGGCAAAGGCACCACGGTCAGCGTCTATTTCCCCGCGTCGTGTGTCGCGGGTTAG
- a CDS encoding bacteriohemerythrin, translating to MAGLIKVDVAAGLAWVEVPEQDLRVLCGCPADSVKHMMLRGLIRPTKVGGVACETGPTAILLSDVMIQNGAFCNLGEFPVLQMFYRQGMLLPGHPNNTGRRPLLIGRNEQLQAQFQYIYRGNYGLISVEELMEAGLDEAHAHEMMRLKLRFAFGRIQHPRELLDTKALDDAPIEIADGVSLRRIALNVFEFGYQDERVQVDINLPPFEVHECPYTLGFHQIPREYFAVIHSGDGDGWDIRRPSMGAILVFQGRIFLIDAGPNLIYSLTSLGIGINEVEGIFHTHSHDDHFAGLTTLIRADRRIKYFATPMVRAAVTKKLAALLSIEEEDFSDYFEVHDLVLGQWNDVGGLEVRPIFSPHPVETTPFYFRVLAEGGYRTYAHLADIAGLDILQGMISEDPAKPGLSLARMEQVVADYFEPADVKKVDIGGGLIHGEAKDFAEDTSRKIILSHTALKLTDAQKRIGSGASFGTVDVLVRSYRDFARRSAWEHLASYLPGIGDAHLQVLLNCPLETFNPETILIREGAVGNDIYLVLTGQVEMLASDSQVRSLLSAGALLGELAGLHGLPSMETYRATSYVQALRLSADFYLEFVKRNDLFADISRLMEIREFLSRTWLFGEVVSTGTLNRIANQMRPMTADTGKVLSPGEQNVALIRRGDALRLVGDQELETLTPGDFFGEETAMFETPSLSRVVSSGPMELYVVPAQTLKNIPCVRWKLFETFHRRSRACTEAQVVSGGDLIWREEYSVNIQRIDNHHRRLFEMSNRLIAAVRLGKGTAEMSEALDFLKGYATYHFSEEETLLERYGYPEEAGHAAKHRRLLAQLHELTERLATTTVTAGDVATFLQDWIVNHILIEDRRYAPFINAKGVY from the coding sequence ATGGCTGGCTTGATCAAGGTGGATGTGGCGGCCGGGCTGGCCTGGGTCGAGGTGCCCGAACAAGATCTTCGCGTCTTGTGCGGATGCCCCGCCGATTCGGTCAAGCACATGATGTTGCGCGGGCTGATCCGCCCGACCAAAGTGGGCGGCGTGGCGTGCGAGACCGGCCCCACCGCCATCTTGCTTTCCGACGTGATGATTCAGAACGGCGCCTTTTGCAATCTGGGCGAGTTTCCCGTCCTTCAGATGTTCTATCGCCAGGGCATGCTGCTGCCGGGCCATCCCAACAACACCGGCCGACGTCCCCTGCTGATCGGCCGGAACGAACAGCTTCAGGCCCAATTCCAGTACATCTATCGCGGCAATTACGGCCTGATCTCGGTCGAAGAGTTGATGGAAGCCGGGCTGGACGAGGCCCATGCCCACGAGATGATGCGGCTCAAACTGCGTTTTGCCTTCGGCCGCATCCAGCACCCGCGCGAACTGCTCGACACCAAGGCGCTGGACGACGCGCCCATCGAGATCGCCGACGGTGTCAGCCTTCGCCGCATCGCGCTCAACGTCTTCGAATTCGGCTATCAGGACGAACGGGTCCAGGTCGATATCAACCTACCGCCCTTTGAAGTCCACGAATGCCCCTATACCCTGGGATTTCACCAGATCCCGCGCGAGTATTTCGCCGTCATCCATTCGGGGGACGGCGACGGCTGGGATATCCGGCGGCCCAGCATGGGCGCCATCCTGGTCTTCCAGGGGCGCATCTTCCTCATCGATGCCGGCCCCAACCTGATCTACTCCCTCACCTCGCTGGGAATCGGCATCAATGAGGTGGAAGGCATCTTCCACACCCATTCCCATGACGACCATTTTGCCGGACTGACCACGCTGATCCGTGCCGACCGGCGCATCAAATATTTCGCCACCCCCATGGTGCGCGCCGCGGTGACCAAGAAGCTGGCCGCCCTGCTGTCCATCGAGGAAGAGGATTTCTCGGACTATTTCGAAGTCCATGATCTGGTCCTGGGCCAGTGGAACGATGTGGGCGGGCTGGAAGTGCGTCCCATCTTCTCGCCCCATCCGGTGGAAACCACGCCCTTCTACTTCCGTGTCCTGGCCGAGGGCGGCTATCGCACCTACGCCCATCTTGCCGATATCGCCGGGCTGGACATCCTCCAGGGCATGATCTCCGAGGATCCGGCCAAACCGGGCCTGTCCCTGGCCCGGATGGAGCAGGTCGTCGCCGACTATTTCGAACCCGCCGACGTCAAGAAGGTGGATATCGGCGGCGGGCTGATCCACGGCGAGGCCAAGGACTTCGCCGAGGACACCTCGCGCAAGATCATCTTGTCCCACACCGCGCTGAAATTGACCGACGCGCAAAAGCGCATCGGCTCGGGCGCGTCCTTCGGCACGGTCGATGTTCTGGTCCGCAGCTACCGCGATTTCGCGCGGCGATCCGCCTGGGAGCATCTGGCCAGCTATCTCCCCGGAATCGGAGACGCCCATCTGCAGGTGCTGCTCAATTGCCCCCTGGAAACCTTCAATCCTGAAACCATCCTGATCCGCGAAGGCGCCGTCGGAAACGACATCTATCTGGTCCTGACCGGACAGGTGGAAATGCTGGCCTCCGACAGCCAGGTCCGTTCCCTGCTGTCGGCCGGGGCCCTGCTGGGCGAGTTGGCCGGGCTTCACGGCCTGCCCTCCATGGAGACCTACCGCGCCACGTCTTATGTGCAGGCCCTGCGGCTGTCGGCGGATTTTTACCTGGAATTCGTCAAACGCAACGACCTGTTCGCCGACATTTCCCGCCTGATGGAGATCCGCGAATTCCTCAGCCGCACCTGGCTGTTCGGCGAAGTGGTGTCCACGGGCACGCTGAACCGCATCGCCAACCAGATGCGCCCCATGACCGCCGATACGGGAAAGGTTCTGTCGCCGGGCGAACAAAATGTGGCGCTGATCCGGCGAGGCGACGCCCTGCGGCTGGTGGGGGATCAGGAACTGGAGACTCTGACACCCGGCGACTTCTTCGGGGAAGAAACGGCAATGTTCGAGACGCCAAGCCTGTCGCGCGTGGTCTCGTCTGGCCCGATGGAACTCTACGTGGTTCCCGCCCAGACCCTGAAGAACATTCCCTGCGTGCGTTGGAAGCTGTTCGAAACCTTCCACCGCCGCAGCCGTGCCTGTACCGAAGCCCAGGTGGTATCTGGTGGCGATCTGATCTGGCGGGAGGAATACTCGGTCAATATCCAGCGCATCGACAATCACCACCGACGCCTGTTCGAGATGTCCAACCGCCTGATCGCGGCCGTACGCCTGGGCAAGGGCACCGCCGAAATGTCCGAGGCACTTGATTTCCTCAAGGGCTACGCCACCTACCATTTCTCAGAGGAAGAGACGCTGCTGGAGCGTTACGGCTATCCCGAGGAGGCTGGACACGCGGCCAAGCACCGGCGCCTGCTGGCCCAGCTCCACGAATTGACGGAAAGGCTGGCGACGACCACCGTTACCGCTGGCGACGTGGCGACCTTCCTGCAAGACTGGATCGTCAATCACATTCTGATCGAGGACCGGCGCTACGCCCCCTTCATCAATGCCAAAGGCGTCTATTGA
- a CDS encoding Csp1 family four helix bundle copper storage protein, translating to MINRRNLLAAASAAVTLAATASTAAAADHDHDHHHGPATANAKIAATALDCVRTGDACLAHCLDSFIANDTTLAVCAKKVNELISACATLAKLAANGSPHLAAYAKTATAICKDCEKECRKHADKHATCKACADSCAACAEECSKLG from the coding sequence ATGATCAATCGCAGGAATCTTCTCGCCGCCGCCAGTGCGGCTGTCACCCTCGCCGCAACGGCCTCGACCGCCGCCGCCGCCGATCACGATCACGACCATCACCACGGTCCGGCCACGGCCAATGCCAAGATCGCCGCCACCGCGCTCGACTGCGTGCGCACAGGCGACGCCTGTCTGGCCCATTGCCTGGACAGCTTCATCGCCAACGACACCACCCTGGCGGTCTGCGCCAAGAAAGTGAATGAACTGATTTCCGCCTGCGCCACCCTGGCCAAACTGGCGGCCAATGGCTCTCCCCATCTGGCCGCCTATGCCAAGACCGCCACGGCCATCTGTAAGGACTGCGAGAAGGAATGCCGCAAGCATGCCGACAAGCACGCCACCTGCAAGGCCTGTGCGGATTCCTGCGCCGCCTGCGCCGAGGAATGCTCCAAGCTGGGGTGA
- a CDS encoding EAL domain-containing protein has product MLTRDVAAGEVIFHQGDAADMAYLIEAGTVQIRHDSDKDPRPIARLGPGEVFGELGVIDGEPRSATAVAETPARLVTVRGEKIRQSIARSAPFFAELMRKLVGRLRHSQSPDDSEVMAALQSSDFGPGFEEILRERDIAEGIIRGEIEPFLQPVVDLGTGEVRGYETLARWRSEKFGLMTPCAFLPLARRTGLIRRIDLTMADRALNICAGLGAGEDAPFVAINVSAWHLRDRTLVDTLKRMLAQHRLPPRRVCVEITETMLIDETSDAHSLLAELRESGIRVALDDFGTGFSPLAFLYRLPIDILKIDGSMVEGIESSPRQRSVLEGLRELCARLGIEVIVEGIETAETTGVLRDLGFTLGQGTLFAAPGAVNDTLGRPAS; this is encoded by the coding sequence ATGCTGACCAGGGATGTGGCGGCGGGCGAAGTGATCTTTCACCAAGGTGACGCCGCCGATATGGCCTATCTGATCGAGGCGGGCACCGTCCAGATCCGCCACGATAGCGACAAAGATCCCCGTCCCATTGCCCGGCTGGGTCCGGGCGAAGTGTTCGGCGAGCTGGGCGTCATCGACGGCGAACCCCGCTCGGCCACGGCGGTGGCTGAAACCCCCGCTCGTCTGGTCACGGTGCGGGGTGAAAAGATCCGGCAATCCATCGCGCGCTCAGCCCCTTTCTTCGCCGAGTTGATGCGCAAGCTGGTGGGACGGTTGCGGCATTCCCAGTCCCCGGATGATTCCGAGGTCATGGCCGCCCTGCAAAGCTCGGATTTCGGCCCCGGCTTCGAAGAGATCCTGCGCGAACGCGATATCGCCGAAGGCATCATCCGGGGCGAAATCGAACCCTTTCTCCAGCCTGTCGTCGATCTGGGGACCGGAGAGGTCAGGGGCTACGAGACTCTGGCGCGATGGCGGTCAGAGAAATTCGGGCTGATGACGCCCTGCGCCTTCCTGCCCCTGGCCCGGCGCACCGGCCTGATCCGCCGCATAGACCTGACCATGGCTGACCGAGCGCTGAACATCTGTGCCGGGTTGGGAGCCGGCGAGGATGCTCCCTTCGTGGCCATCAACGTCTCGGCCTGGCATCTGCGCGACCGCACCCTGGTGGACACCTTGAAGCGCATGCTGGCCCAGCACCGCCTGCCGCCGCGCCGCGTCTGCGTCGAGATCACCGAGACCATGCTGATCGACGAAACCTCCGACGCCCACTCCCTTTTGGCCGAACTGCGCGAAAGCGGCATCCGGGTGGCGTTGGACGATTTTGGCACCGGCTTCTCGCCCCTGGCCTTTCTCTATCGCCTGCCCATTGACATCTTGAAGATCGACGGCAGCATGGTGGAAGGCATCGAATCCTCGCCCCGCCAGCGGAGCGTGCTGGAAGGTCTGCGGGAATTGTGCGCCCGTCTGGGCATCGAGGTCATCGTCGAGGGCATCGAGACCGCGGAAACAACGGGTGTTTTGCGTGATCTAGGCTTTACCCTCGGCCAGGGCACCCTCTTCGCCGCCCCCGGCGCCGTGAACGACACTCTGGGGCGGCCCGCATCATGA
- a CDS encoding bacteriohemerythrin — protein sequence MAATYSIGQPALDDDHDRMIAAWRELEASRTLDAAKTAAAVLMSEAAEHFAREEQFMLQCGYPDRVRHTAMHAEMASGLRRVLLSPLMGGGKHEDFVGAVRNLMDRWVRVHILGEDTKLAPYARNFAAPVRRAAGAARR from the coding sequence ATGGCGGCCACTTATTCCATCGGGCAACCGGCTCTCGACGACGACCATGATCGCATGATCGCGGCTTGGCGTGAACTGGAAGCCAGCCGGACGCTGGACGCGGCCAAGACGGCTGCCGCGGTTCTGATGTCCGAGGCGGCCGAACACTTCGCCCGCGAGGAGCAGTTCATGCTTCAGTGCGGCTATCCCGATCGGGTCCGGCATACGGCGATGCATGCCGAGATGGCCTCCGGCCTGCGCCGGGTGTTGTTGTCGCCCCTGATGGGGGGCGGCAAGCACGAGGATTTCGTCGGCGCCGTCCGCAACCTGATGGACAGGTGGGTGAGGGTGCACATTCTTGGCGAAGACACCAAGCTGGCGCCCTATGCCCGTAATTTCGCGGCCCCGGTGCGCCGGGCGGCCGGGGCCGCGCGCCGCTGA
- a CDS encoding copper chaperone PCu(A)C, with protein sequence MKSIAIAAALFLGLAGQAVAADIEVANPFMRAAPMTGGTGAAFMTIHNHGAADRLVSAQAEISKSVELHTHVKDGDIYRMRKVEALALPEHGSAELKPGGDHIMFIGLNAPVKEGSTVALTLTFEKAGKVVVQVPVQSPGAMAPGGAMPGGMMQHHGHN encoded by the coding sequence ATGAAGTCCATTGCCATTGCCGCCGCCCTTTTTCTGGGCCTCGCCGGCCAAGCCGTCGCCGCCGATATCGAGGTGGCCAATCCGTTCATGCGGGCGGCTCCCATGACCGGCGGCACGGGGGCCGCCTTCATGACCATCCACAATCACGGCGCCGCCGACCGACTGGTCTCGGCCCAGGCCGAGATCTCCAAGAGCGTCGAACTGCATACCCATGTGAAGGACGGCGACATCTACCGCATGCGCAAGGTCGAGGCCCTGGCCCTGCCTGAACATGGTTCCGCCGAGCTGAAGCCGGGCGGCGACCACATCATGTTCATCGGTCTCAATGCCCCGGTGAAGGAAGGCTCCACCGTGGCCTTGACCCTGACCTTCGAGAAGGCGGGCAAGGTGGTGGTGCAGGTGCCGGTGCAGTCGCCCGGCGCCATGGCCCCCGGCGGCGCCATGCCGGGCGGCATGATGCAGCATCACGGGCATAATTAG
- a CDS encoding TlpA disulfide reductase family protein, producing the protein MKRRAFLLSSALLATLPAWAAPKGLRGLIIHDQPRPVPAMDIRDADSRPAGLDLLKGKPVLLNLWASWCMPCVAELPALDRLKPVLESKGVALVALSLDRGGKVAVVNTFARLGIKNLDIRTDENRVAAEKLDAAALPVTLLIDAQGREIARYIGAAEWDGAQAARLMDALAAGKRLSADMEPPPVRLGTAP; encoded by the coding sequence ATGAAGCGCCGGGCCTTCCTTCTGTCCTCGGCCCTGCTGGCCACCCTTCCCGCCTGGGCGGCGCCCAAGGGGCTGCGCGGCCTGATCATCCATGATCAGCCCAGGCCGGTCCCCGCCATGGACATCCGCGACGCGGACTCCCGGCCCGCCGGACTGGACCTGTTGAAGGGAAAGCCGGTTCTGCTGAATCTGTGGGCCAGTTGGTGCATGCCCTGCGTGGCGGAACTGCCCGCCCTGGACCGGCTGAAACCCGTCCTCGAATCCAAGGGCGTCGCGCTGGTGGCGTTGTCGCTGGACCGCGGCGGCAAGGTGGCGGTGGTCAACACCTTCGCCCGGCTGGGCATCAAGAATCTGGACATCCGCACCGACGAGAATCGCGTGGCGGCGGAAAAGCTGGACGCGGCGGCCTTGCCGGTCACATTGCTGATCGACGCCCAGGGGCGCGAGATCGCCCGCTATATCGGCGCCGCCGAATGGGACGGAGCCCAGGCCGCCCGCCTGATGGACGCGCTGGCGGCGGGAAAGCGCCTCTCGGCCGATATGGAGCCGCCCCCGGTCAGGCTGGGGACGGCTCCGTAA